From Flavobacterium lipolyticum, one genomic window encodes:
- a CDS encoding fibronectin type III domain-containing protein, which yields MKKLYSIIAFLFIIMSCSKDDLNTEEKIKNLAPNDFEMKIKEVSHNSATITWNQVIDPENDPITYSIFLNQSLLIGGLSELTYKLANLTESTNYTVQIIAQDSFRNKTSKSLSFVTNKFYLKYFKSYDYGPGRINGYAPGTPFNIIKTKDKNYIIAGKSARPNGDASQLFILKIDYKGNEIWKKFYNYRIGDALNCRIIESTTGLLLAADKYVLSLDNDGNLIWSKKINSYELPRDPNEIKSVAQDKDNNIYLVGSRSDSKEEIEQEAVLTKLDHLGNIIWEKTYRSTARNFFNDIKISSSNELIIFGTKETSGFTYAEMKDGTKRGQTDFWILKTNSDGKIIWDKSFGDARFDFSSQLIITRSGNYVFAGYSWGAYDTGNGRVFEIDTSGNEIWNITTEESDSIKAIAETLDGGYVTTGYIGAQLSNALSVCKFDGKGKKTWRQNYYIQYTYLIGHSILAAEDGGYVVVGNNGKNFFYGDEKPKLVVYKTDPFGNFTDILN from the coding sequence ATGAAAAAACTTTATTCAATAATTGCTTTCTTGTTTATCATAATGAGTTGTTCTAAAGATGATCTTAATACAGAAGAAAAGATAAAAAACTTAGCTCCTAATGATTTTGAAATGAAAATTAAAGAGGTTTCGCACAACAGTGCAACTATAACATGGAATCAGGTTATTGACCCAGAAAATGACCCAATTACCTACAGCATATTTCTAAATCAATCTTTACTCATTGGAGGACTTTCGGAACTAACTTATAAGTTAGCTAATCTTACAGAATCTACTAATTATACAGTTCAAATAATTGCACAAGATTCGTTTCGAAATAAAACCTCCAAATCCTTATCATTTGTAACCAACAAGTTTTATTTAAAATATTTCAAATCATATGACTATGGTCCAGGACGTATTAATGGATATGCACCCGGAACACCTTTTAACATAATAAAAACTAAAGATAAAAATTATATCATCGCCGGAAAATCTGCGAGACCAAATGGTGATGCCAGTCAGCTCTTTATATTAAAAATTGATTATAAAGGAAATGAAATCTGGAAAAAATTCTACAACTACCGAATCGGTGATGCTCTTAACTGTAGAATAATTGAATCAACAACAGGTTTATTATTGGCTGCTGACAAGTATGTCTTGAGTTTAGATAATGATGGAAATTTGATTTGGTCAAAAAAGATAAATAGTTACGAATTGCCTCGTGACCCTAATGAAATAAAATCTGTTGCTCAAGATAAAGATAATAATATTTATCTAGTTGGAAGTAGATCCGATTCTAAAGAAGAAATAGAACAGGAAGCCGTACTTACAAAATTAGATCACTTAGGTAATATTATTTGGGAAAAAACATACAGATCTACAGCAAGAAATTTTTTTAATGACATAAAAATTAGTTCTTCTAATGAATTAATAATTTTCGGCACAAAAGAAACTTCCGGATTTACATACGCTGAAATGAAAGACGGAACTAAACGTGGCCAAACTGACTTTTGGATATTAAAAACAAATAGTGATGGAAAGATTATATGGGATAAATCTTTTGGAGATGCACGTTTCGATTTTTCAAGTCAGCTAATTATTACTCGTAGTGGTAATTATGTATTCGCAGGATATAGTTGGGGGGCATATGATACAGGCAATGGAAGAGTTTTTGAAATAGATACATCTGGAAATGAAATTTGGAATATTACTACGGAAGAAAGCGATAGTATCAAAGCAATTGCCGAAACCTTAGATGGTGGATACGTAACAACTGGTTATATTGGTGCTCAACTTTCTAATGCCTTATCTGTATGCAAATTTGATGGTAAGGGGAAAAAAACTTGGAGGCAAAATTATTATATCCAATATACTTATTTAATCGGCCATTCAATATTAGCAGCAGAGGATGGCGGTTATGTTGTGGTAGGGAATAATGGAAAAAATTTCTTTTACGGAGATGAAAAACCAAAATTAGTAGTTTATAAAACGGATCCTTTTGGAAATTTTACTGATATTTTAAACTAG
- a CDS encoding N-acetylmuramoyl-L-alanine amidase: MKIDKNWLVQESQAEKIVKDPTPNFQYQISPKYLIIHYTAGDKASGAITYFKQTAAQGNTDRICAHIVIDLDGTITQLAPFNTRCNHAGYSSWDGRTGMNEYAIGIEIVNVGFCEKLTDGSFRRREGVKKDGTPSYKTYPASEKDRIVKLKHKHKFWDSKENQYWFKYTDAQIAAVSKLSKLLIDTYQLSFVVGHDDISPARKPDPGPAFPWDEFKTNVFGKTDNIGKIFLVNSASDGVAEFRTKPDKTSSSIRTLKNGYEVGLIETFGQWSKVYLVNDIKDIKDWKHSIKIEGWIHSSLLEPKK; encoded by the coding sequence ATGAAAATTGACAAAAACTGGCTTGTTCAGGAAAGCCAAGCAGAAAAAATAGTAAAAGATCCCACCCCGAATTTTCAATATCAAATTTCGCCAAAATATTTAATCATACATTACACGGCAGGCGATAAAGCATCGGGGGCAATAACCTATTTTAAACAAACCGCAGCACAAGGAAATACTGACCGGATTTGTGCTCATATTGTAATTGATCTCGATGGAACGATTACACAGCTTGCTCCATTTAACACCAGATGCAACCATGCCGGCTACAGTAGTTGGGACGGCAGAACGGGAATGAATGAGTATGCTATTGGTATTGAAATCGTAAATGTCGGATTCTGTGAGAAGTTAACAGATGGGAGTTTTAGGAGAAGAGAAGGGGTGAAAAAAGACGGAACGCCAAGTTATAAAACATATCCTGCGTCAGAAAAAGACAGAATTGTAAAATTGAAACACAAACATAAATTTTGGGACAGTAAAGAAAATCAGTATTGGTTTAAATATACAGATGCTCAGATAGCAGCAGTTTCAAAATTAAGCAAACTCCTGATTGATACCTATCAATTATCGTTTGTAGTAGGGCACGACGATATCTCACCGGCAAGAAAACCGGATCCGGGACCTGCTTTCCCTTGGGATGAGTTTAAAACAAATGTTTTTGGAAAAACAGACAATATCGGAAAGATCTTTTTGGTGAACTCAGCCTCTGATGGCGTTGCCGAATTTAGAACAAAACCCGACAAAACGTCAAGCTCAATCCGAACGCTAAAAAACGGCTATGAAGTTGGATTAATTGAAACTTTTGGACAATGGTCTAAAGTTTACTTAGTGAATGATATTAAAGATATCAAGGATTGGAAACATAGCATTAAAATAGAGGGATGGATACATTCAAGTCTTCTAGAACCAAAAAAATAA
- the mreC gene encoding rod shape-determining protein MreC — protein sequence MRRIFNFIYTNSNRIVFLLLLGTSLGLTIQSHSYHKSRFISVTNSFSEGVHQKIDEVREYINLVNKNDSLAQENAKLLEMLFYKQKEGNVPEIDSIFGIGSDDIIVSKLIRNSYTLQQNYLIISSGLKDGIKSDMGVINNRGIVGVVDKVSQNFALVTSVLNTKSLINARIKNSNYFGTLSWNGKNAGFVQLIDVPRTTSVKKGDTIVTGGISEIFPENVDIGIVDKTLQENNSFVISVKLFNDMTNLEYMCVLKSMPIKNAKKQ from the coding sequence ATGCGTCGAATATTTAATTTTATATATACAAACAGTAATAGAATAGTATTTCTACTTCTTTTAGGAACTTCCTTAGGATTGACTATTCAATCGCATTCTTATCATAAAAGTAGGTTCATTAGTGTTACAAATTCATTTTCAGAGGGAGTTCATCAAAAAATTGATGAAGTAAGGGAATACATTAATTTAGTAAATAAGAATGATTCACTAGCGCAAGAGAATGCTAAGTTATTAGAAATGTTATTTTATAAACAAAAAGAAGGTAACGTTCCAGAGATAGATAGTATTTTTGGTATAGGATCTGATGATATAATTGTATCAAAACTTATCCGTAATTCCTATACACTCCAACAGAATTACCTTATTATTAGTTCTGGACTAAAAGACGGTATCAAAAGCGATATGGGAGTAATTAACAATCGTGGTATTGTGGGAGTGGTAGATAAAGTTTCACAAAACTTTGCACTTGTTACAAGTGTCTTAAACACAAAATCTCTTATAAATGCCAGAATTAAAAATAGTAACTATTTTGGGACTCTAAGTTGGAATGGAAAAAATGCGGGCTTTGTTCAGTTAATCGATGTTCCCAGAACAACGTCTGTGAAGAAAGGAGATACTATTGTGACAGGCGGGATCTCAGAAATTTTTCCTGAAAATGTAGATATTGGAATTGTCGATAAGACATTGCAGGAAAACAATTCTTTTGTTATTAGTGTTAAATTGTTTAATGATATGACGAATCTTGAATATATGTGCGTGTTGAAAAGTATGCCGATTAAAAATGCTAAAAAACAGTAA
- a CDS encoding DUF6985 domain-containing protein translates to MTKHKYWGKVEQDWAGFSSGITFSNPFFDQQDVEIFLGEEYDEEGEEIEESPTEDQLTQFEETYQDFITNIDSNLKSIQNKAYERYLKLYAHFYEDSEKSGELALNIDNLDKHNENIKEIMYLRVLDMKTIKLSIRYKLDTEHGLEFKFVDGQIKNVGGIAET, encoded by the coding sequence ATGACAAAACATAAATACTGGGGAAAAGTAGAACAGGATTGGGCAGGATTTTCTTCCGGTATAACTTTTTCTAATCCATTTTTTGACCAGCAAGATGTTGAAATTTTTCTGGGCGAAGAATATGACGAAGAGGGAGAAGAAATAGAAGAGTCACCTACAGAAGATCAATTGACACAATTTGAAGAAACGTATCAAGATTTTATAACGAATATTGATAGTAATTTGAAAAGCATTCAGAACAAAGCCTATGAAAGGTATTTAAAATTATATGCTCATTTTTATGAAGATTCTGAAAAGTCAGGCGAACTGGCTTTGAATATTGACAACCTCGATAAACATAACGAAAACATAAAAGAGATTATGTACCTGAGAGTTTTGGATATGAAGACCATTAAACTATCAATTCGCTACAAACTGGACACTGAACATGGACTTGAATTCAAGTTTGTAGATGGACAAATAAAGAATGTTGGCGGAATTGCAGAGACATAA
- a CDS encoding serine hydrolase domain-containing protein codes for MLLKHLMPFLIFALIGCKSKQQNDKQNIENAITKNAYRLLEDKRFHSVSIAVFKDGESTIKHFGELSIGKGNKPNDSTLYELASVTKTFTGYVAAKAVLDKKINLDDDIRIYLNEPYPNLEFRGEPIKIKHLLTHTSGFPNFPIKGENKTAFLEGLKLIKIETIPGGTYSYSNTAPELTAYILEKVYQKPYEELVTEFVLKPNKMNQTKFTLNDNERLRLVKGYNDKNELMPNFNRTLWGGISGLHSTTTDLIKYIKLQLDESNHIINESHKKLYKEGSDFWEGYHWYILENDSELIYRHHGGIYGMQNWFVIYPKQDIGISILTNTSFNETGEILEKVVHKLYADINKSI; via the coding sequence ATGCTCCTAAAACATTTAATGCCATTTTTGATTTTTGCCTTAATTGGATGCAAAAGTAAACAGCAAAACGATAAACAAAATATTGAAAATGCGATTACAAAAAATGCTTATCGGTTGTTAGAAGACAAAAGATTTCATTCTGTTTCAATAGCAGTGTTTAAAGATGGGGAATCTACAATAAAACATTTTGGAGAGTTATCTATTGGAAAAGGAAATAAACCAAACGATTCTACACTTTACGAATTAGCTTCTGTAACTAAAACTTTTACCGGTTATGTAGCCGCTAAAGCTGTACTTGATAAAAAAATAAATTTAGACGACGATATCAGAATCTATCTTAACGAACCTTACCCTAATTTAGAGTTTAGAGGTGAGCCTATAAAAATTAAACATCTTCTCACCCATACAAGCGGGTTTCCCAATTTCCCCATAAAAGGTGAAAATAAAACGGCTTTTTTGGAGGGATTGAAATTAATCAAAATTGAAACGATACCTGGAGGAACCTATTCTTATTCCAACACGGCTCCAGAGTTAACAGCCTATATACTTGAAAAAGTGTATCAAAAACCTTATGAGGAATTGGTAACCGAATTTGTTTTAAAACCAAATAAAATGAACCAAACCAAATTTACACTAAATGATAATGAAAGACTAAGATTGGTAAAAGGCTACAACGATAAAAACGAATTAATGCCAAACTTCAATAGAACTTTATGGGGTGGAATTTCAGGATTGCATTCTACCACTACAGATTTGATAAAATATATAAAATTACAGCTTGACGAGTCAAATCATATTATAAATGAATCACATAAAAAACTATATAAAGAAGGTTCTGATTTTTGGGAAGGCTATCATTGGTATATATTAGAAAATGATAGTGAATTAATTTACAGACATCATGGAGGTATATACGGAATGCAGAATTGGTTTGTGATTTATCCTAAACAAGATATAGGAATATCTATATTGACAAATACTAGCTTTAATGAAACAGGAGAAATTTTGGAAAAAGTAGTTCATAAATTGTATGCTGACATAAATAAATCGATATAA
- a CDS encoding PorP/SprF family type IX secretion system membrane protein, which produces MKKIINCFFLLNVMINYSQELNVPVATQYLADNPFIISPGYAGIGDDLRINLNAYKQWVGIENAPQNQSFYADLRILDRSGVGLSLYNDTNGNVKQAGGKFTFAHHLILDYYSKQYLSFGISYIYNSFKIDINNSKPAEPDPDITDNRFTSNNNFEAGFLYRNKGFYFSANMTNILPKKLDSYTSPEPKELTNYQFYTGYAVRLENETEIEPSIFYQWYKSDGRSVTDLNLKYRKFNRYEDYYWAGISYRFLNDQIGKPLTIGPMIGFKKAYFTLSYSYQIMMNDLSQYNSGTHSISIGLRFFQSISNCPCTQKYVRNL; this is translated from the coding sequence TGTAATGATCAATTACAGTCAAGAACTTAATGTACCGGTAGCTACTCAATATTTGGCAGATAATCCCTTTATTATTTCTCCTGGTTATGCCGGAATTGGTGATGATCTTAGGATTAATTTGAATGCTTATAAGCAATGGGTGGGTATCGAAAATGCCCCTCAGAATCAATCTTTTTATGCCGATCTTCGAATATTAGACAGATCCGGAGTTGGATTATCCTTGTATAATGATACTAATGGGAATGTCAAACAGGCTGGTGGCAAATTTACTTTTGCCCATCATCTTATTCTGGATTATTATTCAAAACAATACCTTTCTTTTGGTATTTCCTATATTTATAATTCATTTAAAATAGATATCAATAATAGTAAACCTGCTGAACCGGATCCTGATATAACCGATAACAGGTTTACATCCAATAATAATTTTGAAGCTGGTTTTTTGTATCGCAACAAAGGTTTTTATTTCAGCGCCAATATGACCAATATTTTACCCAAAAAATTAGATTCTTATACAAGTCCTGAACCCAAAGAACTGACCAACTACCAATTCTACACCGGATATGCTGTTCGTTTAGAAAACGAAACGGAAATCGAGCCCTCTATCTTTTACCAGTGGTATAAAAGTGATGGACGTTCTGTTACCGACCTGAATTTGAAATACCGAAAATTTAATCGGTATGAGGATTATTACTGGGCAGGTATATCGTACCGATTTCTGAATGATCAAATAGGAAAACCATTAACTATAGGCCCCATGATTGGCTTCAAAAAGGCTTATTTTACTTTAAGTTATTCCTATCAAATCATGATGAATGATTTATCACAATACAATTCTGGTACCCATTCGATATCTATCGGACTAAGGTTCTTTCAATCCATCAGCAATTGTCCTTGTACCCAAAAATATGTCCGTAATTTATAA